The following proteins are co-located in the Halarcobacter sp. genome:
- a CDS encoding YwbE family protein: MHRKRFNIKQGMKVNIVLKQDQRTGKLTQGIVKNILTNSPTHPHGIKVRLQDGQVGRVQEIL; the protein is encoded by the coding sequence ATGCATAGGAAAAGATTCAATATAAAACAAGGGATGAAAGTTAATATTGTCTTAAAACAAGACCAACGTACGGGTAAACTAACTCAAGGAATAGTTAAAAATATATTAACAAATTCCCCTACACATCCCCATGGGATAAAAGTTAGACTTCAAGATGGTCAAGTTGGGCGAGTTCAAGAGATATTATAA